The Apium graveolens cultivar Ventura chromosome 6, ASM990537v1, whole genome shotgun sequence genome contains a region encoding:
- the LOC141666407 gene encoding calmodulin-binding protein 60 D-like — protein MQTRYMERSNSIARGKRVLDPGCNEDDQHDKKRPALASVIVEALKMDSLQKLCSSLEPILRKVVSEEVERALVKLAPAKLSERVSPKRIAGPGGSNLQLQFRSKLALPLFTGGKVEGEQGAVIHVILLDANTGHIVTSGPGSSVKLDIVVLEGDFNNEDDDGWTQEEFDLHLVKEREGKRPLLTGDVQVTLKEGVGTIGELTFTDNSSWIRSRKFRLGLKVAAGYCEDICIREAKTEAFTVKDHRGELYKKHYPPALNDDVWRLEKIGKDGSFHKRLNKAGISTVEDFLRLVARDLQKLRNILGSGMSNKMWDVLLEHAKTCILSGKLYVYYPSDVRNIGVVFNNIYELSGLIVDNEFHSADSLSDSQKVFVDTLVTKAYDNWMHVIEYDGNSLLSSKVHRDSSSLGSGITTGPHAYFSSNDHQLSLPALSSLPVAVPPEQPSLNPGPVVGGYDNVINRYPMELQNVHFNSPLQFNDPPFSLQSQLDNSPQQIQPSQSENIMAPGPQQSSTSGFVTSETSNLNPYRGFEEFFSEDEIRMKSHEMLENEDMQHLLRVINVGGHGHMTEDGFPYPSVYTPDPSLNYNFHEDQTRSSGKAVVGWLKLKAALRWGIFIRKQAAERRAQIVELDD, from the exons ATGCAGACAAGGTACATGGAAAGATCAAATAGTATAGCTAGAGGAAAACGGGTTTTGGATCCGGGTTGTAATGAAGATGACCAGCATGACAAGAAAAGACCTGCTTTGGCCAG TGTCATTGTTGAAGCTCTCAAAATGGATAGTTTGCAAAAACTTTGTTCTTCACTGGAGCCTATTCTTCGAAAAGTT GTTAGTGAAGAGGTGGAACGTGCACTGGTAAAGCTTGCTCCTGCCAAACTTTCAGAGAG GGTTTCGCCAAAACGAATAGCAGGGCCTGGTGGAAGTAATTTACAACTGCAGTTTAGGTCCAAGTTGGCCCTTCCCCTTTTTACTGGAGGCAAGGTAGAAGGGGAACAGGGTGCTGTAATACATGTTATCTTGCTTGATGCAAATACTGGTCATATTGTGACGTCTGGTCCAGGGTCTTCGGTAAAACTGGACATAGTAGTGCTTGAAGGTGATTTTaacaatgaagatgatgatggcTGGACTCAGGAAGAATTTGATTTGCATTTGGTGAAAGAGCGTGAAGGGAAGAGACCACTTTTGACTGGAGACGTGCAGGTGACTCTTAAGGAAGGAGTAGGAACTATTGGTGAGCTGACATTTACAGACAACTCAAGCTGGATAAGGAGCAGAAAGTTCAGACTAGGCCTGAAAGTAGCTGCAGGTTATTGTGAGGATATTTGTATACGAGAGGCAAAAACAGAAGCATTCACTGTGAAGGATCACAGAGGAGAAT TATATAAGAAGCATTATCCACCTGCACTAAATGATGATGTTTGGAGATTGGAAAAGATTGGTAAAGATGGATCCTTCCATAAGAGGCTAAATAAAGCTGGAATTTCCACAGTTGAGGACTTTCTACGACTCGTAGCGAGAGACTTGCAGAAGTTACGGAAT ATACTGGGAAGTGGTATGTCCAATAAGATGTGGGATGTTCTATTAGAGCATGCAAAGACTTGTATACTGAGTGGGAAACTTTACGTATATTATCCCAGTGATGTGAGAAACATTGGTGTTGTTTTCAACAACATTTATGAGTTGAGCGGCTTAATTGTTGATAATGAATTTCATTCAGCAGATTCTCTTTCTGACAGTCAGAAG GTATTTGTAGATACACTAGTGACAAAGGCGTATGACAATTGGAtgcatgtgatagaatatgatgGAAACTCTCTTCTTAGCTCTAAGGTGCACAGAGATTCAAGTTCTTTGGGAAGTGGCATTACTACAGGGCCACATGCATATTTCAGTTCTAATGATCATCAACTCAGTTTGCCGGCCTTATCAAGTTTGCCAGTTGCAGTTCCGCCAGAGCAGCCTTCTCTGAATCCAGGCCCTGTAGTTGGAG GTTATGATAATGTCATCAATAGATATCCGATGGAGCTGCAGAACGTCCATTTCAATTCTCCTCTCCAATTTAATGATCCTCCATTTAGTCTTCAGAGCCAATTGGACAATTCTCCACAACAAATTCAGCCATCACAAAGTGAGAATATAATGGCCCCTGGTCCACAGCAATCATCTACATCAGGCTTTGTTACGTCCGAGACTTCGAATCTCAATCCTTATCGTGGCTTTGAGGAATTCTTCTCTGAGGACGAGATTCGCATGAAAAGTCATGAGATGCTCGAAAATGAAGACATGCAACATTTGCTTCGTGTGATCAACGTGGGAGGGCATGGTCATATGACTGAAGATGGGTTCCCCTATCCATCAGTTTACACGCCTGATCCATCTTTGAACTATAACTTTCATGAGGATCAAACACGTTCATCAGGAAAAGCAGTAGTTGGCTGGCTTAAACTAAAGGCCGCCCTGAGATGGGGCATTTTTATCAGAAAGCAAGCTGCTGAAAGAAGGGCTCAAATTGTTGAGTTAGACGATTGA
- the LOC141668357 gene encoding uncharacterized protein LOC141668357, producing the protein MEEAVEDGINPHIRANHIKKRALKNKSLSVSFNEKDLNDYVTGFHKRKKKRRKEGQIQQQEAERRKRIEKRKQRKLERDFVQNGEAQPTTDKIPVEDEGEEEDEEEEINEIARVSGTTMYDNGDVKVMVTTSEINGDEEEFKSEMEKDVPRLTTGSKEKQHKISVTKKKPLKRVEKRKSRPKPQSKRDKRKGKIQSTKR; encoded by the exons ATGGAAGAAGCTGTAGAAGATGGAATAAATCCACACATAAGAGCTAATCATATCAAGAAGAGGGCTTTAAAGAACAAATCTTTATCTGTTTCTTTTAATGAAAAAGACCTCAA TGATTATGTGACTGGTTTTcacaagagaaagaaaaagaggaGAAAAGAAGGCCAGATTCAACAGCAGGAAGCTGAGAGGCGAAAGCGGATTGAGAAGCGAAAGCAG AGGAAGCTTGAAAGAGACTTTGTTCAGAATGGGGAAGCTCAACCAACAACGGATAAAATACCTGTCGAAGATGAAGGTGAGGAGGAAGACGAGGAAGAAGAAATTAATGAAATAGCCAGAGTTTCAG GGACAACTATGTATGATAATGGCGATGTGAAAGTAATGGTGACAACAAGTGAAATAAATGGCGATGAAGAAGAGTTTAAAAGTGAGATGGAGAAGGATGTACCAAGGCTAACTACAGGATCTAAAGAGAAGCAACACAAAATTTCAGTGACCAAGAAAAAACCTTTGAAAAGAGTTGAAAAAAGAAAATCGCGGCCAAAACCACagagtaaaagagataaaaggaAGGGAAAGATTCAAAGTACCAAACGTTAA